The genomic stretch TGTAGAAGGGCTGGCAGTTAGACAGAAGAATGTAGATCATGTAATTCAAATGTTTTGGCGCCAATCCACAAAGGATTGGTATGTTAGACAATTGCCGCGGCCCTTAGAAGGCAGGATTGAATACATTTGAGtcattttccctctcaattctcttaatctctctctctctctcattttctatcTTTGTGTTCTTCTATTATCTCGCGGATCAAGTGCAATTCCCACTAAATTGCAGGCAAATTTCCCTTGTCAGAATTGGATCCTGACACTCATCTAatggaattaaggcttgtgatgatgatgaagcCTGTGGCAGAACTCAGTTTTCTAGCAGAATAACTTCTGGTTATTGTTGATACTGAATTACTTGAGTGTTTATCTTTTTCTTGGATATTTATGCTGCTTGTTTGATGGGTGGTGGTGCTAATTTTCCTACATGAATTTCTTCAAGGTTCCCTCTGATTGCATTACCTATTAGTTTGCATTATTGCCCTGCTTAAGAGATTAAATGCCTTCTCTTTGTAAATGTGCTGGCACGTTTGCTGAATTGTTGATGATGGTGAAACCTTTTTACTGCTAACAATGTTACTGATAACCAAATTATTCTTGGCTTCATATTTGGGCTGTCCTCCTGGCAAAGTTGAAGCTAGAATGTTTTGCATTAAAATTACTTCTTCATTCTTATGATGCCTTCTTTACTCTTTTCTTATGGTCACAAATGCTAACAATAGccttgtttttttgttttttttttttgttttgaacagTCCATTATGAAGGCGTCCTTGATGAAACTGGTGAAGTTTTTGACACTACAAATGAAGATAATACTGTATTCACTTTTGAACTTGGAAAAGGCGATGTCATCAAGGGATGGGACATAGCACTGAAAACCATGAAGGTCAGTGCAAACTGTCTTCGCTAGATAACCTTTGTCGAGatatgcattatatatatatatatatatatatgaaaaaacgGACTCTTACCTTGGTTAGTTTTCTCAGGTTGGGGAGGTTGCAAAACTCACCATCAAGCCAGAATATGCCTATGGAACTACTGGTTCTCCGCCAGATGTGCCCCCAGAGTAATGTTACCTTGTCATACATTTGAAATATTCCAGTGCAGACATAAATTAAGAGATAAAAGTTTATGGTTCGAGAAATGAATAaacatttatgtaaatatataccGTCAAGAAGTTTGGGCCTAATTTGTCTTGGTTATGGCATGATaaagttattgttgttgttgtaatgcAGTGCAACTCTGGTGTTTGAGATTGAGTTGGTGGCCTGCAGACCGAGGAAGGGTTCCAGTCTAAGTAGTGTTTCGGATGAGAGGGCCAGGCTAGAGTAAGTCGAGCAAAGCTGCTCGTCCcattaaatttcatttattttttttttttttttttttttactgaatttcttcttcttctctcacgAAATGAATCAGAGAGTTGAAGAAGCAAAGAGAACTGGCTGCTGCAttgaaagaggaagagaaaaagaagagagaagaggcTAAAGCTGCAGCAGCAGCTCGCATCCAAGCCAAGATGGAATCCAAGAAAAGCCAAGGAAAAGGAAAGGGCAAAGCAAAGTGAGGCCAATGGGACATTCCATTTCAACAGAAGATAATACATGACAATGAGTAGGTAACTTCCACCTTTGCTAAGGGTGGTTTATTTGGTTGGTTAATTTAGAGTAGTTTGCTACAAAAAGGCCAGCTTCGGTCAAACATTTATAATGTGGCCTTCCTGCCTGCCTAAGGAGAAGAATTGGCTTTTAAGCAGATGATATACCCTACCCTACCCTACCGTATGTTACTATTACAAATAGTTGtgtgttttgtgttttattGTTCCATATGTATTGACTCTAGTTGTAGTTGTCCGGGCTTTATATAAATATGGCTACTTGTTAGTTTAAGGCGTCATTTCATACAACTAATTAGGCccttaaatttatgattttatttgaCCATtcaacataaacatatataataatttaattaatatggaTCGAAATGGCCCACCTAGTAGGGGGGCAATTCCGCTCCATGCTTGTTTTTGATGAAGTAAAATTTGgcttttatttttgcatatacAACAGATCATTGGGGGTATGAGTCCCAATTAAGGGGCTTCTCAAATGATGTGTTGTCACGTTGATGGTAACAGATCATTGGGAGTATGGGTTCCAACTAGGAGGCCTCTCAAATGATATGTTGTCACGTCGACATGGAGAACAGATTAAGTTAGCT from Diospyros lotus cultivar Yz01 chromosome 9, ASM1463336v1, whole genome shotgun sequence encodes the following:
- the LOC127809890 gene encoding peptidyl-prolyl cis-trans isomerase FKBP20-1, with translation MGDAIDLTGDGGVIKKIIRSAKPDAVAPSETLPLLDVHYEGVLDETGEVFDTTNEDNTVFTFELGKGDVIKGWDIALKTMKVGEVAKLTIKPEYAYGTTGSPPDVPPDATLVFEIELVACRPRKGSSLSSVSDERARLEELKKQRELAAALKEEEKKKREEAKAAAAARIQAKMESKKSQGKGKGKAK